A region of Haladaptatus caseinilyticus DNA encodes the following proteins:
- a CDS encoding glycosyltransferase family 4 protein, with translation MKIAFIYDAVYPWEVGGAQKRVWEIAKRLADSHDIHMFGMKYWDGPSTIEREGVTLHGVCEPIELYTGERRSITQAVRFAASVAKPLFTERFDVVDCQEFPYFPILVAKSNEWVTETATVVTWYEVWGDYWYEYLGWKGGFGKAIELLTARLPLRMITVSEKIKRDLTEIGRSPDIINVVPDGIDFDKIQSIPSADQSFDVVYAGRLLPHKNVDKLIQAVDTLNRSGSVTCAIIGDGPQKEELVRLVTELQLQEKVEFFGFFEKYDDVVAQMKSARVLVLPSVREGAGLVTLEANACGLPAITVQHRNNAATEVVVDGLNGFICQPSITDLARKIRTALEQAADMEKDCFEFSKSYDWDEIATMTESVYKSII, from the coding sequence ATGAAGATTGCATTCATCTACGACGCGGTGTACCCATGGGAAGTCGGCGGAGCGCAGAAGCGGGTGTGGGAAATCGCAAAACGATTGGCCGATTCACACGACATCCACATGTTCGGGATGAAGTACTGGGATGGGCCGTCTACTATCGAACGCGAAGGGGTGACGCTCCACGGGGTCTGTGAACCGATCGAACTTTACACGGGGGAGCGAAGATCGATCACGCAAGCGGTTCGGTTCGCAGCGTCCGTTGCCAAACCGCTGTTCACCGAGAGGTTCGACGTAGTCGACTGCCAAGAATTTCCGTACTTCCCGATACTCGTCGCGAAATCAAACGAATGGGTAACTGAAACAGCCACAGTCGTCACGTGGTACGAGGTATGGGGCGATTACTGGTACGAGTATCTCGGATGGAAGGGCGGGTTCGGGAAAGCAATCGAGCTATTGACCGCACGGTTGCCTCTTCGAATGATTACCGTTTCTGAGAAAATCAAGCGAGATTTAACGGAAATTGGCCGTAGCCCGGATATCATCAACGTCGTCCCCGACGGAATCGATTTCGATAAAATCCAGTCGATCCCTTCGGCAGACCAGTCGTTCGATGTAGTATATGCTGGTCGGTTGCTACCCCACAAAAACGTCGATAAACTCATTCAGGCGGTCGATACGTTGAATCGGAGCGGTAGTGTGACGTGTGCGATAATCGGAGATGGACCGCAAAAAGAGGAGCTGGTTCGCTTGGTAACGGAGCTACAACTCCAAGAAAAGGTAGAATTTTTCGGGTTCTTCGAAAAGTACGATGATGTCGTAGCACAGATGAAATCCGCACGCGTCCTCGTGTTACCGTCCGTACGGGAGGGAGCAGGCCTCGTTACCTTAGAAGCAAACGCGTGTGGTCTCCCCGCGATAACCGTTCAGCACCGCAACAACGCTGCGACAGAAGTCGTCGTCGATGGGCTCAACGGATTCATCTGTCAACCGTCGATTACCGATCTGGCCCGGAAAATCCGTACCGCTCTCGAACAGGCCGCAGATATGGAGAAGGATTGTTTTGAGTTTTCGAAATCGTACGATTGGGACGAGATCGCGACGATGACGGAATCAGTATATAAGTCAATAATTTGA
- a CDS encoding glycosyltransferase family 4 protein, protein MEILQTPCRFHPDIGGVESYVRDVSKEMVRDGHDVTVICARSSSALPRHSVVDGIHVERLWTVGKIADTNITPRLPTALLKAARNADVIHTHLPTPWSADISVLVGRLTNTPVVVTYHNDIIGDGFDEYIAQVYNKTALRLLLHLTDRIIVTQAGYISHSPHLQNFTDKITVVHNGVDTTEFRPGEVSDGEKRRLGLDPNRVNLFFLSVLDEYHEYKGLETLLRAIQDLDRRDGRTPKLLVGGDGPLRPKYESTAISFGIADHVEFLGRLSQSALRRSYRGADLFVLPSNDADQEGFGLVVLESIASGTPVITTNVVAVADHIDEFDIGAVVETKNHEMLADEIADAMSRLDSFEMEFARELCERTYSWNASAEELLQIYSNL, encoded by the coding sequence GTGGAGATACTTCAAACACCCTGTCGATTCCATCCCGACATCGGTGGCGTGGAGTCATACGTCCGTGATGTATCGAAAGAGATGGTACGTGACGGCCACGACGTAACCGTCATTTGTGCAAGAAGTTCCTCCGCTCTCCCGCGACATTCGGTAGTCGACGGTATCCATGTCGAACGGCTGTGGACGGTCGGCAAGATTGCGGACACGAATATCACTCCTCGACTGCCAACAGCACTCCTGAAGGCCGCCCGAAACGCCGATGTTATTCACACACATCTTCCGACGCCATGGAGTGCGGACATCAGCGTCCTGGTGGGACGGCTGACGAATACGCCTGTCGTCGTCACGTACCACAATGATATTATCGGAGATGGCTTCGATGAGTATATCGCGCAGGTGTATAACAAAACTGCGCTTCGACTGCTCTTACATCTCACCGATCGTATTATCGTCACGCAGGCTGGGTATATCTCACACTCACCTCATCTCCAAAATTTCACCGATAAAATCACCGTAGTTCACAATGGCGTAGACACGACCGAATTTCGGCCGGGAGAAGTGTCCGATGGGGAAAAACGACGGTTAGGCCTAGACCCGAACCGGGTGAACTTGTTCTTTTTGAGCGTCCTTGACGAGTATCACGAGTACAAAGGTCTCGAGACACTTCTCCGTGCGATACAGGACCTTGATCGGAGAGATGGTCGGACTCCAAAGTTGCTTGTCGGTGGTGACGGTCCACTCCGTCCGAAATACGAATCGACCGCCATCAGCTTCGGAATCGCTGATCACGTCGAGTTCCTTGGACGCCTCTCACAGTCTGCGCTACGGCGATCGTATCGTGGTGCCGACCTGTTCGTCCTCCCATCGAACGATGCAGATCAGGAGGGATTTGGGTTGGTCGTTCTCGAATCCATCGCGTCCGGGACACCCGTGATTACGACGAACGTCGTTGCTGTCGCTGATCACATCGACGAGTTCGACATTGGCGCGGTCGTCGAAACGAAAAACCACGAAATGTTAGCGGACGAGATCGCTGACGCGATGTCCCGGCTCGATAGTTTCGAGATGGAATTCGCTAGAGAACTGTGTGAACGAACGTATTCGTGGAACGCGAGTGCTGAGGAGCTTTTGCAAATTTATTCGAATCTGTAG
- a CDS encoding flippase, translated as MSERVENAFQRFVQGTALIFVGDLLGAGSSFVLRLGAARYLGPSNYGIIVLGITIVEVVSIVALLGLPEGVARNLGRIDDDELYLPLLTSILLAGIFAGGLVLLSDQIVSLFDEPEFHPVLLIFAAALPFVVVTQLLVGIFRGLEKSTWRVIVQNILYQTGTGVLVGIGIVLGASTSGITYSWLVAPFVATLVGTSFLYSRTTILDFDGFTRSIGELPSLALLSFSLPLMVSRGLWSLMQQSDNFLLGYFISSSVVGLYDAAFTISSVLLVIHTAIGFLFLPIFSELAAAEDIDDMDEFYKLVTKWMVLISLPIYCLILAFPHAILSLTFGAEYQSSTDLLLLISTGFFIHLVFGINEHGLIAIGRTGTILRGNIICLSMNLLLNVLLIPSIGALGAALASVSAYTLINVYWTARLFSFSGVFPLSKSTTKVLVLCFLAFFGPLTLLESLFGLSIETLFLFMIVFPILYGAVLFVHIEPTEARFLRVITERYT; from the coding sequence ATGAGTGAACGGGTCGAAAACGCATTTCAGCGCTTTGTACAGGGAACGGCGCTGATATTTGTGGGCGACTTACTGGGGGCAGGAAGTTCCTTCGTCTTACGCCTAGGTGCTGCTCGATATCTGGGTCCTAGCAACTACGGGATAATCGTTTTGGGGATTACCATCGTCGAAGTCGTTTCTATCGTCGCCCTTCTCGGATTACCGGAGGGAGTGGCTAGAAACCTCGGACGGATCGACGATGACGAGCTGTACTTGCCGCTACTGACATCCATCTTGCTGGCGGGAATTTTCGCTGGCGGCCTCGTCCTGCTTTCCGATCAGATCGTTTCCCTTTTCGACGAGCCCGAATTCCACCCAGTGTTGTTGATATTCGCCGCTGCACTTCCGTTCGTCGTGGTAACGCAATTGCTGGTGGGGATATTTCGCGGGCTCGAAAAATCCACGTGGAGAGTTATCGTACAAAATATACTGTACCAGACTGGAACTGGCGTGTTGGTTGGCATCGGAATCGTCCTCGGGGCAAGTACTTCGGGTATCACGTATAGTTGGCTCGTCGCTCCGTTCGTTGCGACTCTCGTTGGGACCTCGTTTCTCTACAGCCGGACGACTATCCTTGACTTCGACGGATTCACACGGAGTATCGGCGAACTACCGTCATTGGCATTGCTTTCGTTTTCTCTACCGCTGATGGTCTCCCGCGGCCTTTGGTCGTTGATGCAACAGAGCGACAATTTTCTCCTTGGCTATTTCATCTCGAGTTCAGTCGTGGGTCTATACGATGCCGCGTTTACGATTTCAAGCGTGCTGTTGGTCATTCATACTGCTATCGGCTTTCTGTTCTTGCCTATCTTCTCCGAACTCGCCGCAGCCGAGGACATCGACGATATGGACGAATTCTACAAGCTGGTGACGAAGTGGATGGTGCTCATCTCGCTTCCGATATACTGTCTTATACTGGCGTTTCCCCACGCGATCTTGTCGCTTACGTTCGGTGCCGAATACCAGTCCTCGACGGATCTTCTCTTACTGATTTCGACGGGGTTTTTCATCCATCTCGTTTTCGGGATCAACGAGCACGGTCTCATCGCGATCGGGCGGACAGGAACCATTCTTCGCGGGAACATAATCTGTCTCTCGATGAACTTGCTCTTGAACGTCTTACTTATACCGTCGATAGGTGCTCTCGGCGCTGCGCTGGCTTCCGTCTCGGCATATACGCTGATAAACGTCTATTGGACCGCTCGCCTCTTCTCGTTCAGTGGTGTGTTTCCGCTCTCGAAGAGTACCACAAAGGTACTCGTCCTTTGTTTCCTCGCGTTTTTCGGTCCATTGACACTCCTCGAATCCCTGTTTGGTCTCTCGATCGAAACTCTGTTTTTGTTTATGATCGTCTTCCCGATCCTGTACGGCGCGGTACTGTTCGTTCACATCGAACCAACAGAAGCCCGTTTTCTCCGAGTGATTACTGAGCGGTACACGTAG
- a CDS encoding right-handed parallel beta-helix repeat-containing protein produces the protein MTDNHKYKTAKGNAADWWGVYNENIGRLDTDIEIRDSESNLGTYKPNRGAKFLALDTENKFIGEGDRWRALTTSGRSPTVDSVQLRSLSNTVIYAANYDTIQEALDDATNGETVVLPGGTTTIQNPPILVSSKVTVQGSRSGSILKLPDGANTHAITIAEGSIGVSLKDFRIDANGANQDTTIPRGDLHVIQKEPGASSVLYQNLTIIDAAKGAAIANAGGNDIVIIGCDGYRGGKNGEPCDFVFNNLVTSLRMSGCYAENFTDTGMAQDNVRNTIVYGNIFKDFQSQAISFVMDSTGGAIVGNQIVNAGALSDGGIVVGPFGTNNRPTELVVANNTVHDCQTNGIFVEATHVGTIGNVVAGNDGSGIVYRGGTYGGIIGNIVVDNGTSTTPAPGILIQGTEAYNSVHNVVGMNVMHNTGDTQSYGIETANPTENFNTFVGNSASGHTRQAWNVSGRGNRRVGNSPPMPLATGTVSLTPGGAQVVWSDPHFVHYPSVSLLALSGRGQADSYVTTDEGRTQIGVREIGRENPIEVQWAVWP, from the coding sequence ATGACCGATAATCACAAGTACAAGACGGCAAAGGGAAATGCTGCAGATTGGTGGGGAGTATACAACGAGAATATCGGTCGCCTCGACACCGACATCGAGATTCGGGACAGTGAATCGAATCTCGGCACGTACAAACCCAACCGAGGTGCCAAATTTCTCGCACTGGACACGGAAAACAAATTTATCGGCGAAGGGGATCGCTGGCGGGCGTTAACAACCTCCGGCCGCTCCCCGACCGTCGATTCAGTACAGTTGCGTTCGCTCTCCAATACCGTCATCTACGCGGCGAATTACGATACCATTCAAGAAGCGCTCGACGACGCCACCAATGGTGAAACCGTCGTCCTTCCCGGTGGAACAACAACGATTCAGAATCCGCCCATACTAGTTTCTTCGAAGGTGACGGTTCAAGGGAGTCGCTCCGGGTCGATCCTGAAACTCCCCGACGGAGCCAATACACACGCGATCACGATTGCCGAGGGGAGTATCGGTGTCTCGTTGAAGGATTTCCGGATCGACGCGAACGGGGCGAATCAGGACACGACTATTCCTCGTGGAGACCTGCACGTTATTCAAAAAGAACCTGGCGCTTCATCAGTTCTGTACCAGAATCTCACGATCATCGATGCGGCGAAAGGTGCCGCAATCGCGAATGCGGGCGGAAACGACATCGTTATCATCGGTTGTGATGGTTACAGAGGAGGGAAAAACGGTGAACCGTGCGACTTCGTATTCAACAACCTGGTGACGAGCTTGAGGATGAGCGGATGTTACGCCGAGAACTTCACCGATACAGGGATGGCACAGGACAACGTCCGAAACACGATCGTCTACGGCAATATCTTCAAAGACTTCCAATCGCAAGCCATCAGCTTTGTCATGGATTCCACCGGAGGAGCGATCGTCGGTAATCAAATCGTCAACGCCGGTGCCCTCTCCGACGGCGGCATCGTCGTAGGTCCGTTTGGAACCAATAACCGACCGACTGAACTCGTCGTTGCGAACAACACCGTTCATGACTGTCAAACGAACGGAATATTCGTCGAAGCGACTCACGTCGGGACCATCGGAAACGTCGTTGCCGGTAACGATGGGTCCGGTATTGTGTATCGCGGTGGAACCTACGGAGGCATCATCGGTAACATCGTGGTCGACAACGGAACAAGCACGACTCCCGCGCCAGGAATACTGATACAGGGGACGGAAGCGTACAATTCCGTCCACAACGTGGTAGGAATGAACGTCATGCACAATACGGGCGATACCCAGTCGTACGGTATCGAAACGGCCAACCCGACGGAGAATTTCAACACGTTCGTCGGCAACTCTGCGTCCGGACACACCCGACAGGCTTGGAACGTCTCCGGTCGCGGGAACCGGCGGGTCGGAAACAGCCCACCCATGCCGCTGGCCACTGGCACAGTCTCACTCACGCCCGGTGGCGCACAGGTAGTCTGGTCGGATCCTCATTTCGTCCATTATCCATCCGTGTCCCTCCTGGCGCTGAGTGGACGCGGTCAGGCGGATTCGTACGTCACAACGGACGAAGGGCGTACACAGATCGGTGTTCGGGAAATCGGCCGAGAGAACCCCATCGAAGTACAATGGGCTGTTTGGCCATGA
- a CDS encoding glycosyltransferase family 2 protein gives MASEEHRKDSLVRSSEAVVTRSDTTTSSLDDHETPSLSVVLPTRNEEEGISECLDRIHHVMDATDMEIEIIVSDSSTDHTPDIAQEYGAIVISPPSMGYGNAYKYAFERVHGDFVVIGDADMSYDFEELPKLLTPLMEDEADLVLGSRFKGRIEPGAMPALHQYVGNPFLTAMLNRLFDANVTDAHSGFRAVRRDVLVQLELESDGMEFASEMIMKAVSDGFRIREVPITYHKRVGEATLESFSDGWRHLKYMILNSSRVPR, from the coding sequence ATGGCATCTGAAGAGCACCGGAAGGATTCGTTGGTACGGAGTTCAGAAGCCGTCGTCACGAGAAGCGACACGACCACTAGTAGTCTCGATGACCACGAAACACCATCACTGAGTGTCGTTCTTCCAACTCGTAACGAGGAAGAGGGAATCTCCGAGTGTCTGGACCGCATTCACCACGTCATGGACGCCACAGACATGGAGATCGAGATCATCGTGAGCGATAGCTCCACCGACCACACACCGGACATCGCACAGGAGTACGGCGCAATAGTTATCAGTCCCCCATCTATGGGATATGGGAACGCATACAAGTACGCGTTCGAACGTGTCCATGGCGATTTCGTCGTGATCGGGGATGCCGATATGTCCTACGACTTCGAGGAACTCCCGAAATTATTGACTCCATTGATGGAGGACGAAGCTGATCTCGTCCTGGGTAGTCGGTTCAAAGGACGTATCGAACCGGGTGCGATGCCGGCCCTTCATCAGTACGTCGGTAATCCGTTCCTCACCGCGATGCTGAATCGGTTGTTCGATGCGAACGTTACTGACGCGCACAGCGGATTTCGAGCCGTGCGACGAGACGTACTCGTTCAACTCGAATTGGAAAGCGACGGCATGGAGTTCGCGAGCGAAATGATCATGAAAGCGGTATCGGACGGATTCCGAATTAGAGAGGTACCCATCACATATCACAAACGCGTCGGTGAGGCTACTCTCGAGAGCTTTTCGGATGGATGGCGGCATCTGAAATATATGATACTGAATTCGTCACGTGTTCCCCGGTAG
- a CDS encoding helix-turn-helix transcriptional regulator has protein sequence MGNTRESAASLFELVNQRYDVLVCLDSMVCEKRDLMAELDISRSTIDRALHELETEQLVTRKNPKYRITLYGRTLLACYESILTTSTYAQRAKPLLVLLPPDINFEFSLLIDAEIHLTAASVPDTPITRIVDLIEEANHLKGLVYAHTSPEAIEFFQNQILHDKISAELVFRDEIYTVLDDEYPEIVANINGRDNFTGYLVTELSYSLLLFSTERGTVVCLIVYDDNQQLRGIIVNDTERAVAWGEETYERYRRQAVPCDEKG, from the coding sequence ATGGGGAACACTCGTGAGTCGGCCGCATCCCTGTTCGAACTAGTTAATCAACGGTACGACGTACTCGTATGTCTCGATTCGATGGTTTGCGAAAAGCGGGATTTAATGGCGGAGCTCGATATTTCTCGCTCAACGATAGATCGTGCGCTTCACGAGTTGGAAACGGAACAACTGGTTACAAGAAAGAATCCCAAATATCGGATTACACTGTACGGCCGCACTCTTTTAGCCTGTTACGAGTCGATTCTCACTACCAGTACGTACGCACAAAGAGCAAAGCCCCTATTAGTGCTCCTCCCGCCGGACATCAACTTCGAATTCAGCCTCCTCATCGATGCTGAGATTCATCTTACCGCGGCATCCGTCCCTGATACACCGATAACTCGAATCGTGGACCTGATCGAAGAGGCGAATCACCTCAAAGGACTTGTGTATGCACACACCTCACCCGAGGCTATAGAGTTCTTTCAGAACCAGATACTCCACGATAAAATATCGGCGGAACTGGTGTTTCGGGACGAGATATATACCGTTTTGGATGATGAGTATCCCGAGATCGTAGCAAATATCAACGGGAGGGATAACTTCACGGGATACTTGGTTACCGAACTATCGTACAGTCTACTTCTCTTCTCTACGGAACGTGGGACCGTTGTCTGTCTCATCGTGTATGATGATAATCAGCAGCTTCGGGGAATAATCGTAAATGACACCGAACGGGCTGTTGCATGGGGTGAAGAGACATACGAACGGTATCGACGCCAAGCAGTCCCCTGTGACGAGAAGGGATAA